From Aspergillus luchuensis IFO 4308 DNA, chromosome 2, nearly complete sequence:
CCATGACGGACTGCCGTGGTCCGCGCCGAACCAGCCAATACAATCTGCCCACTATCGCCAAGCCAGCAGCCCCGGCTCCGATGCAGTAGAAAATCCCTATACTCCGGCTGGTCATGCTTAACGCATGGAAATCGTCTGTAACGGCATCGGGCCATCCCAGGTTCGAAAGTGAAGTGGTGTTACCGGTTTCATTCAACAACACCACGGAGGGATCAAAGGCAAAGGGCAATGCGGCTTTGGAGCAATTTGAGAAGTGTCTGTTGCCGGTCATGAGATCTCCTTCGCAATACGACATCACATAGATGGAGTAGAAGTCATGTATCCCCGTATCTCGACTCTGTTCTCCAGAAAAAACCTATATTGACGTATCTCAGCTGACTGACTAGACACTAACGTGCAACCAGAGGGGTCGATCGGGGCTTAAACTAACCGTGAATATATCGACACCTGGGAGCACCGTCAATTGTGTGCCTGCGAAAAGACATAAAAAAGTGAGGATAAAAGCGATAAACGCTGTTATCGTGGGGAAGTAGTTCACTAAGCGACCCATGGTGAAAGATGATCTGCCTCTCTACTAAAATTGTTTGCGACGAAGCTTATTTGATGAATACTGCAGCATGATAACCATGAGGGGAATTGCTCGCTCGTAGACGACATGAGCGATAACTTAAAGGATCCCAACCGCCGTGTATTCATCATTCCTTGAGATGGCCGGTATACATCATCTTTGGGAGACAGCAATGATcccaacttcctctcctccttcaagcACGTGGCGGTTCTCCAGCTGCATTGGTCGCGGGTACTGCCAGAGATTCCAATTGGCCGACGCGAGCCGTTGGGAATGTGCATGCTCAATTTATCAGGGTTGGCATGTTCATTCTTGAGGGACCGCCCGCTTGAAGAATGCCCGCCTACCGGGAGCATTCGAGCTGAAAGGATCAAAAAAGGTCCAGATCCTGCATTTGTCATTTGATTCCCTGAACAACGCTGTTATATTGACAGTGCGTTATTGCTGACACTAAGATTCGACATCTTGAAAGAACAAACTCTACAGCTAGCCTACTTAGAAAAGCCGTCATTCTAAAGATAGTCTTCCTCATATTTCCCACCCAAAGCCACTTTTACCTAAGTAAGAATTTGAGACCTATAGTACTAATACATCCTCAATAACTTTGAAGCCTATGCCCCTGGAGGTGGCCTTAGGAGGAATCCTTAAAGATGCTctatgtacggagtagcCTAGTTTAAATATGATTCTAATCTGAGGACAACTACTATATTTAGAAATGGTGTAAAGTCCGTTTGGCAGGGTGTCGAGTCTAAATAGACGGACCCCGCCGTTTGTAATAATATCCAAGCGATTCAGGGCTGTCTTTATCAATCGCAACTCGATCGAGACTTCGACTTCCACACAAACACACGACAATATCACCAGTGGCACAAGCCACGTTTGATTCCAATATCTGTAAATACGCACTTCTTTGCTATGCTCAGACCAAACGAAGAATTGGATCATTCGAAAAACAACCTCATTTCGTAAAACAGAGAAATCCCACTGCCAACCCCAGAGAACAATCATCCGATAGTATTGATCCAACAAATGCTGGAGCTTGTTCCTCGCAATAGTCACAAGATATAGTTCACTGGTATCAAACACTCTTCCAGCCGAAGCAGAGCTTCAGAAGCTATATCAGAAGGCGTCTACACATTGAGTTCTACCATCAAAGCTAATGCTACTGGATAAGTACCATCATCCATTAGACAAAGACTGAAGTGTTTTTTCCGTGGCCAAACGGCCATATTGACCTACGTTAACTACCGCATGAATATTCATTCTCCCGTGCCACGGTCTACTCGAGTGCCTGTGGAGCAACCCAGAGGACTGAAATATAAGGTTACTATGCTTCAGGACAGTCGCCAGACCTGCTGTTGATTCAGCAGGAGATATTACAAACCGCGTTGCAAACCCTACATTGCATTAATTACTCACAAGCGACTACTCAACTCGGCGTCGATGAGCTCCACACTCTGGATGGGCTTGATAACATAGtatgattttttaaaaataaccTCTCCATACATAGGGTAAAGGTTCACAGTAGTTGAAGAGCGTATAAGCTACTTATTACGAGGTCACGATGCGCATCAACAGTAGAAAAACGTTTGATACCGATTGTGATATGTCTATTTACTGCGGTTAATCCAGGCGGTAGACAATGTGGCCCTTGTTGATTACTACTAATCTCATTTGTTTCATTTTACGTATTGGTGGACGTGTATTTACACAAATTGCCTCATGATTATGGATGCGGGAGGAATGGGGAGACTACCAAGTTGCAGTCAACAATCTAAAACCCGTAATAGCTGTGCTGACTTTTACATCCCGGCGGGGAGGCAAGGAATAGGGCGATTGAGTTGACTAAGGACTCAtagggaaggatgaggaaTGTATTATTCCTAGTTCAAGGACAaaggtgttgatgatggctgtgCAGCtagtcttctttcttccttgagGAAGAGTCTCTCTATTGCGCAGCTGTGGCCCCATTTGTACTCCTCATAAATTAGCTAGTTTTGGACCAGAAAGACTTATTGATTcatgatatattatctaggtGAAGCCCAGATGAAGCGAAAAGCACATATGTAGAACCAAAAGGGTATCAGAtacattgctgctgctggggtaTGTAAAGAAAGCGAGCGTATATAGGATCGATCCTCAAAAGAAGGATCTGTAAGAGACTGGATCATTAAGGCTGGAAAAAGATAGATATTTCCCTTGAGCAGGGATATAAATGCGACAGAAGAGTAGTTTGCATATCAAGGCCGTTGACCTTGAGGTGAAGTGAAAAGCCTTAATCTGAATGACagtaaagaagaaaagaacccGGACAGATCAGAATGCTACACCCACAGCGGAATGACGATACTCGTAATATTGGGTAAGCATCTCGTCATAGACTTCGGGCTCTTGGTGTTGTGGCTGTTCGCCCTCGTAAATTGTGGGATAGGTGTGTTCTTCTGTCACGGTTGGGAAGGTCTGTTTCGGTGAGAAAGGACTGCCAAGAGGAAGGTCAAAGTTCCGTGATTCAGTGCTCGATGCTTGCATCGTTGGGGCTATTGTCGTGCCGCTGGCGAGGGACGGGGTGGCTTTGTGCCCTCCGGTGAGATTGCTAATGGTTGATGCGAGCGTAGAGCCGCTCAGCGTCCGCGACCGGATGCGAAATGGCCCCTTGTCGCTGGTTTTGATCGGgttggagaaaaggaagttTGGCTTGTTGGGCGTTTGAAAGAGCCACTGGGTAACACGTCCCGAGCGGGTTGGGGTTCGATTGGGGTTCTCCGATGGTGTGGTCGGAGGTCGGCTTTCGGAGGGAGTGGTAGGTGGGTGATACGTACTGCCTGAAGAAGGGGAATCCTCCTCAGTTGGAATAGAAGGTAAGGGCCTGTCCTGCAGGCTGGGTTTGGTGGGAGTCCTAGGGACCGAGGATGTAGAGGCCTTGTGGGTGTCCCGGTGTAGCTCGCTCCTAGCCAGGGACGTGCTGCCACCACTTGAATCCAGCCTGGGAGTGGTTGAAGGAACCGCACTTGGGGTCAAGCCAGTGACCGCAGAGCTACGTTGTGAAAAATGAGGGATTAAGGGACTGGTGACCGGAGGATTCTTCTCTAATAACTGGAGCTGTTCTTGGGTTGGCAATGAAGACCGACGGGAGCCTGATCCGACCGGCTTTCTCGCAAGCTGGAAGGACGAAGAGGGTCGGTGAGTTCGCGGTTGCGATAACCGGCCCATTTCGGTGGACGAGAGAGCCCGCGGGGGTCGTGAAATGACCTGCTTGCGGTCGTGCTCGAGAGGGAAGTCTTCAAACTTGGGAAGATCCGGGAGTCTGTTGCCTGGGGTATTGAAGCTCAATTCAAGGGGACGATATTCATCCAGTTCCGTCAAGAACATTGAGACTCTTCTAAACTCCGAGGGTCCACTGATCCTCACGGGAGCAGTTGACTTCCTCTTGAGCGACATGCTAGCTCGATTCGACGCTCGCGATGCCCGGGTCCTGCCCTCAACCACCCATGACTGTAGCGATGATACCCGAGGCTGAGGGCTTGGACTGGGCAAGTCATCGTAGCCGGTGAGGTTCATCGGAGGAACGAGATGAGGTTGAGTATGGCATACTTTCATTTCTCGTTCGACACCTGCAAGGGACGACTGTCAGTCCCCATGtctgagagggaggagttgTAGTAAGAGAGAAAGTATGGGGAAAGCTATACCTTTTTGCTTCATAGCctgttgatgatgaaagcTCTCATCGTCGCCCCTCCCGCTCAGGCAGAACAAACAGGAAGATATCCAGCCAGTGAATATGGAGCCTGCCTGCTCAATTGCCTGCATCATAGCTGCCAGCGCATCAGCAGTGATGCTCCATCGCCCAGTGGCCAGGAAGGGAGGACTGGGTGGGGACCGGAAGAAAAGGCAGGCAGCAAAGGCGCGAGCAGGCGATGCACGAGGCAGGTCAATGAAACACTAATACGAGACATCTGCCCAGCGGGGATGCAGGAGAATTAAATCGGAGGGtccgggaggagggggggccCATGAGGGCGCTGATAtgagagagtgagtgagaaagagaggcTGGGAAGGTTAAAGTAAAACAAAGAAAGCGAGTAAATaagcaggaagatgaaggagggaagCGGGACAAGAGTAAGTACTAGGGTTTTGGTGACCAACCATCTCTCCCAACTGTCCCATTTCCCTCCCCGCGATAAGTGTCAAAGTAGTAAACAACAGACAAAGCGGCGACCGCTTGATGCTATTGTCCCCCTGATTCATCAATACTGGGAGATTGGAAGTAGCAGAGCAGCTAAGGAAATGGTGCCATGCAGTCCAAGGCACCCGCTAAACTAGCTGGCAACCAATAACCGCCACGATCAGCCCCTCCTCGACAGCGTGTCGGCGTGTCGATCAGccatcaatccatcaacTGATAGCCATGTCACCTTCTCGGCGCCTAATGGTTGCCCTCCATTTGCTCGGATCGCTGAGGATGTGTGATctggccagcagcaggtgACATTCACACTTCACACTCACACCAGATCACTCATTAGACGGAAACAATTTTAGATACTCGGTGCCTGACTGTAGTGTGTTCCCCCCACCAAATTCAACTTTCGCAGCTTTCCCCTGGTTTCATCCTTCACCTCCTGTCTTCTCGTATCGATAAAACATTTCATGGTTTCATTCATCTTACATATCCTATGCTTCAAGAAATTTTGGCAGATGCGCCCCCATATGTAATAAAGCCACTGAAATTGGCGGGG
This genomic window contains:
- a CDS encoding uncharacterized protein (COG:S;~EggNog:ENOG410PR8S), with amino-acid sequence MMQAIEQAGSIFTGWISSCLFCLSGRGDDESFHHQQAMKQKGVEREMKVCHTQPHLVPPMNLTGYDDLPSPSPQPRVSSLQSWVVEGRTRASRASNRASMSLKRKSTAPVRISGPSEFRRVSMFLTELDEYRPLELSFNTPGNRLPDLPKFEDFPLEHDRKQVISRPPRALSSTEMGRLSQPRTHRPSSSFQLARKPVGSGSRRSSLPTQEQLQLLEKNPPVTSPLIPHFSQRSSAVTGLTPSAVPSTTPRLDSSGGSTSLARSELHRDTHKASTSSVPRTPTKPSLQDRPLPSIPTEEDSPSSGSTYHPPTTPSESRPPTTPSENPNRTPTRSGRVTQWLFQTPNKPNFLFSNPIKTSDKGPFRIRSRTLSGSTLASTISNLTGGHKATPSLASGTTIAPTMQASSTESRNFDLPLGSPFSPKQTFPTVTEEHTYPTIYEGEQPQHQEPEVYDEMLTQYYEYRHSAVGVAF